The Nitrospiria bacterium DNA window CAGGTGTTTTCGATCGCATCGCTTCCCCCGAAGGTGGTCACCCCTTCCCGATGAATCCTCTTGGCCCCCTGGGCCGTGTGCGGATCATGACAGTTGCGGCAGGCATAGGCCCCCACCGTATGGGTGACGTTGCCGTCAAAATCATACGGGTTTGTCGAATCGGGATACGGCGCATGCACCGCCGTGCTCACCGCATGCGTGCTGGGACTCCAACCCGGTTTGTTGTGGCAATACAAACAGATGATCTGTCCCGTCGCCGGGGTCGGGCCGCCGGCCCCGCCGGGAAGGAAACCGGACTCGCTCGCATTCTGGAGACGCGGCGCACGAAGAAACTTGGGATAGGTCACGGCGTGGGGGTTGTGGCAGGAGGTGCATTGAACGTTTTCGAATACCATCGGCGCGTCCGTGCTTCCGAATCGCTTCACGCCGGTTTTATATCCCCCCGCGGGCGCCAGAGGGGTGACGTCGTTGATACCCGCCGGCGCATTTCCAGGGTCGACCAGCTCCGTGTCGGTTTTCGTGGCCAAATCAGAATCGAATCGAAACGAGATCGGATGGTCATTTTGAAGGTTTGTCCCCAGGTAGCGGGTATCCCCGGTTAACTCCGGATTCGGTCCGGGTCCCGTTCCCAGCGGCATTTGACCTCCCGATTGCACGCCGCTCATCCCGAGGGTCGCGCCCAGGTAGCCTCCCGATCCGGGTTTGTTCACCACCGTCCCGATCGCGAGCGTGCCGTCGTGGCAGGACAGGCAGAGCCGGGAATACCCGGTGGGTTTGTTGGTATCGTTCAGCTGCCCTTCAAACGAAAAGCTCCAGGTATTGTCATACAAGGTATAGGATTGGGTATTCTGATAGTCGATGTTGCGGTTCCAGATCGGCGCTTTGATGGTCGAGGCCGTGGCGTTGGCGCCATGGGGCGTGTGGCAGAAGACGCAGATCTCGGACGTCTCGGTGGACTTGACGGTTCCGAGCCCCGAGCTCGAAAGGTTGTGTTTCGTGATCTTGATGTTCTCTTCGATCGTGACGGTCCCCGGCGGCACGGGCTGGGCCAACACCGGACCGACCATGCGGACGAGTTGGAACATCACCACAGCACCGAGCGCGGCCCATGGCCAAAAACGGCCCCGGTGGCCGTGTCGCTCAGGAAACCGCATGAAGGTCATTCGCCGATTTTTCATAAGATCCCGACTTACAATCCCTCTTAAACCCATCTCGCACCCTTTCTTTCTTGGACCCGGCATCCGTGAGGATGGAGGGACGGCCTCGTCACGGTCGAGGCTCTCCCAAAAACTGGAAAACCTCCACGCGCTGGTTGTAGGTGTCCGCCACATAAATCCGGTTCTTATTGTCGACGGCGATGCCGGCCGGCAAGTAGAAGTCCCCGGCTTTCTCGCCGGTTCGACCGAAGTTCAAAAGCAATTCCCCCTTCCGGTCGAAAATCTGGATCGTGTCGTAGAGGCCGTCCACCACATAGATATGTCCGGAAGCGTCCACCGCGACCCCTTTGGGTTTTGAAAAACTGCCCAGGGTATTTCCGACATGGCCCAGCTTGCCAAGAAATTTTCCGTCCGCATCGAAGATCTGCACCCGGAAGTTCATCGAATCCGTGACGTATAACGCGCCTTCCGAATCGATCGTGATATGGGTTGGAAAATTCAGCTCGCCGTCCTCTTTTCCGCGCCGGCCGAAGGTCATCAGCCGCTTGCCGGAAAGATCAAAGGCCGAAACCTGATGGGCCGCCGTGTCCACCGCGTAAAGGCGCTGCAGCTTGGGATGATAGGCAATGCCGGTCAGGCGCTGAAACTGTCCCGCGTCTCCGATCGTCCGGACCCATCGTAATTTTCGGGGTTCATACACGAAGATCCGGTTGAGCTCCGAATCGGACACATAGATCAGGCCGCGATCGTCCAGGGCGACGCCGACAGGCGACATCAAGCGGGATCGGCTCCGCTCGATCCAAAAAATCTGCCGATAAGTCTTGTCCGCAAAATCGTAGATATGGACCGCCTGGAGGCCGGTGTCCGTGACGTAGACGCGCCCCTTCCCATCGGTGGCCACGGCATACGGACGAATCATGTGGGGGGCCGCCTCCGGGCCGAACAGAAATTCAACGGTCATCCTGAACCAACTCCGTTTCGCGCCCAGATCCTTGGGTTCGGAAAAACTGTTCAGATACGAAATGACAGGCGGATCGGGCGGCAATGGCCAATACCGTTCGACCTTGGTTTTGGCTGCTTCAGGGGTGGCGCAGGCCGTCAACATCAACCCCGCCCATAAAAGCCCGATCCATCGTCTCCCCTTCATCAAAATGACCTGCTGGCCCGCCCCATGATGGAGCGGGTTCCGTATCGATTTCCGGCCGTCCGGGTTTCTATCTCCTGATACTGCACGCCCATCATCAATTTGCCGATCTGGTAATTTAAAGTCAGATTCTCCTCCAACACATTGACATCCGCCAGGAAGCGGTTGTCCTCTTCCATATCCTTGACCGAGACAAGCAGGTTGGTGTTGAAGATCAAATACGTTGTATATTGAACCTGGCCGGTCACAATCTGTCGGTCCAGAAGAAGCACGGCCGGATATTTTTCAATCCGGTAGGTTGTGTTTACCAGAAGGCCGATCGCGGTCGAGTAGTTGGCCTGCGCGTCGGCCGAGGTAACCTTTCCGGCGATTCCGAAGCCCGTGCTGTCGGAGTAGTTGGCCGTGCCTCGGAGCAGCAGATTATCCCCGTTCAAAATCAGATTCCTAAAATACGAACTGTCGGCCAAGAGCTGGAGGAGATAGGTGGTTTGATTGTTCCGGACGGATTCGGTCGTGCGTTGGATGTTGCTGTAGGTCGTGTTGAAACCGACGTGGATGATCTGGGTGTTGGTGTTGTCCACCCCCAGCGAGATGTTGTTGCCGAGATCTCGCGAATCGACGCCGGTCGGTTGCGTGTTTGAAAGGCCGTAGGTGATCTGATAGGAAGTCCGGTACTGCAGAAGTTGCCAGGGCCGTGTGTACGTCATGTTATACTGGTATTGCTGAAACAGATTGTTGGTATCCTCCGCGCCGGTGGCGCCGGTGGACGTCAGCCCCGCGCTTCCGGCCAGGCCGGTGGTCAGTCCGAAGATCGGACGGTAGTTCAAGGTGGCGTCGGCCGATTCGGAATTAATGGTCGAATCGGTGACCGAAATGTGCAGATATCGGCCGTCAAAGTTTGAATCCGTCTTTTCGTTGTATCGCAGGTTGGCCACGCCTTGGACGGCCTGGCTCTTAAAATCATTGAAATACGGCGTTTCGGTATAATTATAACTGGCCATTCCATCCCACCAATACAGCGGGGGCCGATAAATCATCGCGGCGCCGTAACTCCGCTCCTGAAAAAAAGCGACACCCGGGGTCGGCCCGCCCGGCACCAGCGGAATGGCGGTCACATTTTCCGGAATATGCCGTTGGGCGTAATGCCCGTACGCCGTGAGGGTTAGGCTGGTCGTCAATTGGGTGTTGGTGTCGAGGTCGAGGCCGTGCGAGGTGGAGGGAGACGAGGTGTTGGTGTCCGCTTCGCTGAATTGGTACCCGCCCGACAGGTGGGTTGCTCCCAGGGTCGTGTCCGTCAACGCGGTGAAGGTTCGGGTTAGAAATTCGTCTCCCGCATCCGATTTCAGATCGGATTGCTGGAAGTTGAACGTCAGGCGGGGGATCTGGCGAAGGTTCATGACCCAGTTTGCGCCCAAAGAGTCGATATGGTCTTTGGTGGTCAGACCCGAACCGCCGATATCCAGGTCGCTCCGCCGCTCCACGCGTTGAGCGTTGAGGTCCAGGGGCGACCACAACGGCAACAGATTCATAGCAAGACGGTATTCCGTCACGTTAAAACGGTTCTTCTGATCCGGCTGGTCGAGACGGATGTTTTGATCCAGCCATGAAAAGTCGAAGCGATAGCTGCCCAGACGATAGGCGTCTCCAAAAAAGTCCAGGCCGTATTGTTGGTTGAGCGAACTCATTTTGCTGGTCGTTTTACCCACGTCCGTATCCGAAAAGGTCGTGGATCGGTCGTAATCGATGTTCAGGGAGCCGCCGATATTGAGAAAGCGCGCATGGACTGTGGAAGCTTCCATAACGACCCACAGGGCCGCCAGGATCCACA harbors:
- a CDS encoding 6-bladed beta-propeller, coding for MKGRRWIGLLWAGLMLTACATPEAAKTKVERYWPLPPDPPVISYLNSFSEPKDLGAKRSWFRMTVEFLFGPEAAPHMIRPYAVATDGKGRVYVTDTGLQAVHIYDFADKTYRQIFWIERSRSRLMSPVGVALDDRGLIYVSDSELNRIFVYEPRKLRWVRTIGDAGQFQRLTGIAYHPKLQRLYAVDTAAHQVSAFDLSGKRLMTFGRRGKEDGELNFPTHITIDSEGALYVTDSMNFRVQIFDADGKFLGKLGHVGNTLGSFSKPKGVAVDASGHIYVVDGLYDTIQIFDRKGELLLNFGRTGEKAGDFYLPAGIAVDNKNRIYVADTYNQRVEVFQFLGEPRP